A window of Diadema setosum chromosome 2, eeDiaSeto1, whole genome shotgun sequence contains these coding sequences:
- the LOC140240753 gene encoding uncharacterized protein has translation MHAVIMDPGDSDRWESVSPIASSTAVMLSTTLPERVIDGNASLVVSLIDIERHKLLPGSKITSVEHEQYVEPSETMVVMMIVMVVILSLTVTLSNVLVLHVIRLDRTLHTVGNMFTASLAVADLLVGVFVIPFNIFDILSVTRWQDHPNSARSIWVTMDFFFTTASIMNLVLLNLDRFWSITSPIKYIRQRTRRRAMMLIAGVWGVPVVLIFGPATTWKLAFKSVPVPSRTMFVFYKGGSWLMAAGAVFTYIIPLFVLCAIYSQIYRAIHRRAKMDVGRSSIASSAMSTRPGSSRRDSESQHNFITEHELQRLKGIYEKTVRRERGERQLMAMIRRRSRGYGTGAREVRRYASIDEEDHEARCEEDESAECEEKFRKDTDAENGSIYEGVNDNSAPSSDGKLADVESSDVEHDDGCSEESFEIQGSEREALMTRNESAENERRVHNESSKGHDDLNTSPRLQVRPRSDRMSVDSPTSKPRPHLSPRSLKPERLECDLFSNGMVMCPNCSPSSRGSSRGSSPSRRLGNSMESACESVNHLTRSPGKNPSPVFPSSPEKCESEVPSLPLKPDQVMPPHQNGDVIHCNGTVKRSVPESIITTMQESSFTTSSENIEASPRDDASVSLTESDPAILSDVDSETALQAPSKRRTSFSFDLINETTHCRCNATIADTRPSMRSLSYPKSDQRTSFTFPMDVASMNGFRSRVRHSFSTSFSALSGRGSKAMMLLRKQDKAAKQLGIILTCLIVCWTPYFFQVLLYSFMYDIGNTKAMTIAVYLGYAHSFLNPILYAMFNLRFQRAFRRVICACCFREEISPRPCSVPPSLI, from the coding sequence ATGCATGCTGTGATCATGGATCCAGGGGACAGTGACAGGTGGGAGTCCGTGTCCCCCATCGCCAGCTCGACGGCGGTCATGTTGTCTACTACACTGCCCGAGAGGGTGATCGATGGCAACGCCTCACTGGTGGTTAGTCTCATCGACATCGAACGTCACAAACTTCTACCCGGAAGCAAAATCACCTCTGTCGAACACGAGCAGTATGTCGAACCTTCTGAAAccatggtggtgatgatgatcgTCATGGTCGTGATACTTTCCCTCACCGTGACTCTTTCCAATGTGCTCGTTTTACACGTCATAAGACTTGATCGCACGCTGCACACTGTTGGTAACATGTTCACGGCTAGTCTCGCTGTGGCCGATCTCCTTGTCGGTGTATTTGTGATACCCTTCAATATTTTTGACATACTTTCTGTGACACGGTGGCAGGACCATCCGAACTCGGCCCGGTCGATCTGGGTCACCATGGACTTCTTCTTCACCACGGCGAGTATTATGAACCTTGTGCTCCTTAATCTCGATCGATTTTGGTCGATCACGTCACCTATCAAATACATTCGACAACGCACGCGTCGACGAGCCATGATGCTTATTGCGGGCGTGTGGGGCGTGCCTGTCGTGTTGATATTTGGTCCTGCTACCACGTGGAAACTTGCCTTCAAGTCTGTCCCCGTCCCGTCGCGTACCATGTTCGTGTTTTACAAGGGTGGCTCATGGTTGATGGCCGCCGGAGCTGTTTTTACCTATATCATTCCACTGTTTGTTCTCTGTGCAATCTACTCCCAAATCTACCGAGCCATTCACCGGCGAGCCAAGATGGACGTTGGCCGGTCGAGCATCGCGAGCAGCGCTATGTCGACTCGACCGGGCAGCTCGCGTCGTGACAGTGAGTCGCAGCATAACTTTATTACAGAACATGAGTTGCAACGTTTGAAAGGAATATACGAGAAGACCGTTCGCAGAGAGCGAGGCGAGCGCCAGCTGATGGCGATGATTAGAAGGCGTAGTCGAGGATATGGAACGGGGGCACGTGAAGTGCGACGGTACGCCAGCATCGATGAGGAAGACCACGAGGCTCGGTGCGAAGAAGACGAGAGCGCGGAGTGTGAGGAGAAATTTCGCAAGGACACTGATGCAGAGAACGGTAGTATTTACGAAGGAGTCAATGATAATTCGGCCCCGTCGAGCGATGGTAAGCTAGCAGATGTTGAGTCAAGCGATGTGGAACACGATGACGGATGTAGTGAAGAATCTTTCGAGATTCAAGGGAGTGAGAGGGAAGCGCTGATGACGCGCAATGAAAGTGCTGAAAATGAGAGGAGGGTGCACAATGAGTCATCTAAAGGCCACGATGACCTTAATACCTCGCCACGATTGCAAGTGAGACCAAGGAGTGACCGTATGTCCGTCGACTCTCCGACGAGTAAGCCTCGACCTCATCTCTCACCGCGATCCTTGAAGCCTGAACGCCTCGAATGCGATTTATTTTCCAATGGGATGGTCATGTGCCCAAACTGCAGTCCAAGCAGCAGGGGGTCTAGCCGCGGCTCGAGTCCTAGTAGGCGACTGGGGAATAGCATGGAAAGTGCGTGTGAAAGTGTGAATCATTTGACTCGATCACCAGGGAAAAATCCGAGCCCAGTGTTTCCTTCCTCGCCAGAAAAGTGCGAATCGGAAGTACCAAGCTTGCCACTTAAACCGGATCAAGTTATGCCCCCTCACCAAAATGGGGATGTCATCCACTGTAATGGTACAGTCAAACGATCAGTTCCAGAATCAATTATTACTACGATGCAGGAGAGTTCTTTTACGACGTCAAGTGAGAATATTGAAGCTTCCCCCCGAGACGATGCATCGGTCTCTCTTACAGAGAGCGATCCCGCTATTCTGTCCGACGTTGACAGCGAAACTGCCTTGCAGGCACCATCCAAACGCAGGACTTCTTTCTCGTTCGATCTCATCAATGAAACCACGCACTGTCGCTGCAACGCCACAATCGCAGACACGCGGCCTTCAATGAGGAGCTTATCATACCCAAAGAGTGACCAGCGAACTTCCTTCACATTTCCCATGGACGTCGCTTCCATGAATGGATTTCGCAGCCGTGTTCGCCATTCATTCAGTACTTCTTTCTCGGCCCTGAGCGGAAGAGGAAGCAAGGCGATGATGCTGCTTCGGAAGCAAGACAAGGCAGCAAAACAATTGGGGATCATTCTAACTTGTCTCATTGTGTGTTGGACACCCTATTTTTTCCAGGTACTGCTGTACTCGTTCATGTACGACATTGGCAATACGAAGGCAATGACGATCGCGGTGTATCTTGGGTACGCGCACTCTTTCCTCAATCCCATTCTTTACGCCATGTTTAACTTGAGATTCCAGAGGGCGTTTCGCCGAGTCATATGCGCGTGTTGTTTCCGCGAGGAGATTTCTCCTCGTCCCTGCAGCGTACCGCCGTCGTTGATTTAA